Proteins from one Syngnathus scovelli strain Florida chromosome 17, RoL_Ssco_1.2, whole genome shotgun sequence genomic window:
- the crema gene encoding cAMP-responsive element modulator isoform X1, with protein sequence MKKSTWTERLLQKEILNELSLHSQEASEIDEDVSEDECDPTSSTPTSCQARLGQYAGISQSAAAASPGGAHQFYIQTGQMIIQAATGDIPACQLRSPTSGLAHSIVLAAAPGATHGPLSHHTEEVTRKREVRLMKNREAARECRRKKKEYVKCLENRVAVLENQNKTLIEELKALKDIYCHKGE encoded by the exons ATGAAGAAGAGCACCTGGACGGAACGTCTCCTTCAAAA GGAAATCCTCAATGAGCTATCCTTGCACTCGCAAGAGGCTTCCGAAATAGACGAGGACGTGAGCGAGGACGAGTGTGACCCGACTTCTTCGACGCCCACAAGCTGCCAGGCGAGATTGGGTCAATATG CCGGCATCTCGCAGAGCGCTGCCGCTGCCTCACCAGGCGGCGCCCACCAGTTCTACATCCAAACAGGACAGATGATCATACAAG CTGCCACGGGAGACATCCCCGCCTGCCAGTTGCGCTCGCCCACCTCAGGCCTAGCCCACAGCATCGTACTGGCGGCAGCACCGGGAGCCACGCACGGTCCGCTGTCGCACCACACTGAGGAAGTCACCCGCAAGAGAGAGGTCCGGCTCATGAAGAACAG GGAGGCTGCGCGAGAATGCCGGCGGAAAAAGAAGGAGTACGTCAAGTGTCTGGAAAACCGCGTGGCCGTGTTGGAGAACCAAAATAAGACACTGATTGAGGAACTGAAGGCGCTCAAGGACATTTACTGCCACAAGGGAGAGTAA
- the crema gene encoding cAMP-responsive element modulator isoform X2, with the protein MAVTGDETESAATGDIPACQLRSPTSGLAHSIVLAAAPGATHGPLSHHTEEVTRKREVRLMKNREAARECRRKKKEYVKCLENRVAVLENQNKTLIEELKALKDIYCHKGE; encoded by the exons ATGGCTGTTACCGGAGATGAGACCGAGTCAG CTGCCACGGGAGACATCCCCGCCTGCCAGTTGCGCTCGCCCACCTCAGGCCTAGCCCACAGCATCGTACTGGCGGCAGCACCGGGAGCCACGCACGGTCCGCTGTCGCACCACACTGAGGAAGTCACCCGCAAGAGAGAGGTCCGGCTCATGAAGAACAG GGAGGCTGCGCGAGAATGCCGGCGGAAAAAGAAGGAGTACGTCAAGTGTCTGGAAAACCGCGTGGCCGTGTTGGAGAACCAAAATAAGACACTGATTGAGGAACTGAAGGCGCTCAAGGACATTTACTGCCACAAGGGAGAGTAA
- the pitrm1 gene encoding presequence protease, mitochondrial: MFRQTKTVLAKLQNVRLKGLHLSWRRRSTAAAAAAAGEKAHQYTAGQQIHGFTVKEVVAVPELFLTAIKLTHDRTGAQYLHAARDDPNNLFSVQFRTTPMDSTGVPHILEHTVLCGSQKYPCRDPFFKMLNRSLCTFMNAFTASDYTMYPFSTQNAKDFQNLLSVYLDAVFFPCLREQDFWQEGWRLENEDPANASSPLVFKGVVFNEMKGAFSDNERLYAQHLQNKLYPDHTYSVVSGGEPLAIPDLTWEQLKDFHATHYHPSNARFFTYGDLPLEQHLKQIEQEALSKFERIQTNTRVPSQPPWASPREEHVTCSPDAMAPDAARQSTLCVSYKLGDITDTFEAFTLSLLSALMTSGPNAPFYKALIEPKIGTDFSSVVGYDGSTKEASFSIGLQGIAECDADKVKNIICQTVDRIIESGFEDERIEALLHKTEIQIKHQSSNFGLSLASYIASSWNHDGDPVELLRINNSIREFRRALQENPRFLQDKVQHYLKENSHRLTLSMSPDDSYLDKQVSAEERKLQEKIAALSDSDKKDIYEKGLRLLAAQSQTQDASCLPTLKVSDIAPTLAATPLHMTKAGDVPLQLCEQPTNGLVYFRAMCSLNTLPEDLKLYVPLFCSVITKMGCGSLDYRQQAQQMELKTGDMSVSPQVIPDCAHMDVFEQGVLLSSSCLERNLADMLQLWADIFNNPRFDDPERLRVLVMMSAQELANGISYSGHVYAMTRAGHLLTPAGELLETFDGMDQVKFMKRIAEMSDLTPVLRMLPRIKKHLLNPENMRCAVNATPQGASESVRHLENFMTDVAGKRKRFKAVRPNVIQRPLDVDNISGACKTLVADSNFQPCHMKTFFQLPFPVNFVSESIRTVPYSHKDYASLCVLARMMTAKFLHGEIREKGGAYGGGAKMAGGGLFSFYSYRDPNSVQTLSAFGKGVDWAKSGKFSQQDIDEAKLSIFSAVDSPVAPSNKGMSVFLSGITDEMRQRHRERLFDVTQGNLLDVAERYLSVGSKTYGVSILGPENDAIKKDPSWVVK; this comes from the exons ATGTTTCGCCAGACAAAGACGGTGCTCGCGAAACTTCAAAATGTTCG TTTAAAGGGCTTGCATCTGTCATGGAGACGGAGGAgtactgcagcagcagcagcagcagcaggagagaaGGCTCATCAATACACAGCAGGCCAGCAAATTCATGGATTTACAGTTAAAGAG GTTGTGGCAGTCCCCGAGTTGTTCCTCACGGCCATCAAGTTGACTCACGACAGAACAGGAGCTCAGTACCTGCATGCTGCTAGGGATGATCCCAACAATCTATTCAG CGTGCAGTTTCGGACCACCCCCATGGATAGCACGGGGGTCCCTCACATCCTGGAGCACACGGTGCTGTGCGGGTCCCAAAAGTATCCGTGCAGAGACCCTTTTTTCAAAATGCTCAACAGGTCACTGTGTACCTTCATGAACGCCTTCACAG CCAGCGACTACACCATGTATCCATTCTCCACGCAGAACGCAAAAGACTTCCAGAATCTTCTGTCGGTCTACCTGGACGCCGTGTTCTTCCCGTGCTTACGGGAGCAGGACTTCTG GCAGGAGGGCTGGAGGCTGGAGAACGAAGACCCAGCCAATGCCAGCTCGCCTCTTGTCTTCAAAGGTGTGGTCTTCAATGAGATGAAAGGAGCCTTT TCAGACAACGAGCGCCTATACGCTCAGCACCTCCAGAACAAACTTTATCCGGACCACACGTACTCTGTGGTATCCGGCGGAGAGCCACTGGCCATCCCTGACCTCACCTGGGAGCAGCTCAAGGATTTCCACGCCACGCACTACCACCCCAGCAATGCCAG GTTCTTCACGTATGGCGACCTTCCACTGGAGCAACACCTAAAGCAGATTGAGCAGGAGGCGCTTTCCAAATTTGAACGTATCCAGACCAACACCCGCGTCCCGTCTCAGCCCCCCTGGGCCAGTCCG AGAGAAGAGCACGTGACGTGCAGTCCCGACGCAATGGCTCCCGACGCCGCGCGACAGAGCACGCTGTGTGTCAGCTACAAGCTGGGAGA CATCACCGACACCTTCGAAGCCTTCACCCTCAGCCTGCTGTCTGCTCTGATGACGTCTGGTCCCAACGCTCCCTTCTACAAAGCTCTCATCGAACCCAAAATCGGAACGGACTTCTCCTCAGTGGTCGG ATACGACGGCAGCACCAAGGAGGCGTCCTTCAGCATCGGCCTGCAGGGCATCGCCGAGTGTGACGCCGACAAAGTCAAGAACATCATCTGCCAAACCGTCGACCGCATCATCGA GAGCGGCTTTGAGGACGAGAGGATCGAGGCGCTCCTGCACAAGACGGAGATCCAAATAAAGCACCAGTCCAGCAACTTTGGCCTCTCTTTGGCCTCG TATATCGCGTCTTCCTGGAACCACGACGGCGACCCAGTGGAGCTCCTACGGATCAACAATAGCATCCGCGAATTTCGACGAGCCCTGCAGGAGAACCCGCGTTTCCTCCAGGACAAAGTACAGCACTACTTGAAG GAGAACAGCCACAGACTCACGCTCTCCATGAGTCCCGACGACTCCTACCTGGACAAGCAGGTCTCGGCCGAGGAGCGCAAACTCCAGGAGAAGATCGCTGCGCTGTCTGATAGCGACAAGAAGGACATTTATGAGAAAG GTCTTCGGCTGCTGGCAGCTCAAAGCCAGACGCAGGACGCTTCATGCCTGCCCACGCTCAAAGTGTCGGACATCGCGCCCACCCTTGCCGCCACGCCTCTGCACATGACCAAAGCGG GCGATGTTCCGCTTCAGCTGTGTGAGCAGCCCACCAACGGCTTGGTGTATTTCCGGGCCATGTGCAGCCTCAACACGCTACCAGAGGACCTGAAGCTTTACGTGCCGCTCTTCTGCAGCGTCATCACCAA GATGGGCTGTGGCTCTCTGGACTACCGGCAGCAAGCTCAGCAGATGGAGCTGAAGACGGGCGACATGTCCGTGTCCCCTCAGGTCATCCCCGACTGCGCCCACATGGACGTGTTTGAGCAG GGAGTCCTCCTGTCCTCCTCCTGCTTGGAGAGGAACCTCGCTGACATGTTGCAGCTGTGGGCGGACATCTTCAACAACCCTCGCTTTGACGACCCGGAGCGCTTGCGGGTGCTGGTGATGATGTCCGCGCAAGAGCTGGCCAATGGGATCTCCTACTCCGGCCACGTCTACGCCATGACGCGGGCCGGACACCTTCTGACGCCAGCCGGAGAACTCCTCGAAACCTTTGACGGGATGGACCAG GTGAAGTTCATGAAGAGGATCGCCGAGATGTCGGACTTGACCCCGGTCCTCCGCATGCTGCCCAGGATCAAGAAGCACCTTCTCAACCCTGAAAATATGAG GTGTGCCGTCAACGCCACGCCCCAGGGGGCGTCCGAGTCAGTGCGCCACCTGGAGAACTTCATGACAGACGTGGCCGGCAAGAGGAAGCGCTTCAAAGCCGTGCGACCAAACGTCATCCAG aGGCCGCTAGATGTCGACAACATCTCTGGAGCCTGCAAGACGCTTGTGGCT GATTCGAATTTCCAACCTTGTCACATGAAGACTTTCTTCCAGCTGCCATTTCCTGTCAACTTTGTCAGCGAGTCCATCCGCACTGTTCCCTACAGCCACAAAGACTATGCCAG CCTCTGCGTTTTGGCAAGGATGATGACGGCCAAGTTTCTCCACGGTGAGATCCGAGAGAAGGGTGGAGCCTACGGAGGTGGAGCCAAAATGGCTGGAGGCGGCCTCTTCTCGTTTTACTCTTACAG GGATCCAAACTCGGTCCAGACGTTGTCCGCCTTCGGCAAGGGTGTCGATTGGGCCAAGTCGGGCAAGTTCAGCCAGCAGGACATCGACGAAGCCAAACTGTCCATCTTCTCCGCCGTCGACTCGCCTGTGGCACCCTCCAACAAAG GGATGTCCGTATTCCTGAGCGGAATCACAGACGAAATGAGGCAGCGGCACCGCGAACGACTCTTTGACGTCACCCAGGGAAACCTACTGGACGTAGCTGAGAG GTACCTGAGCGTCGGCAGCAAGACGTACGGCGTTTCCATCTTGGGCCCAGAGAATGACGCCATCAAGAAAGATCCGTCCTGGGTGGTCAAATAA